The following proteins are encoded in a genomic region of Maribacter hydrothermalis:
- a CDS encoding BspA family leucine-rich repeat surface protein: protein MTSQIKVFSSVLFFILCFSNVSAQQCENSISNEHPLINLPSGTLVGGVDNVIGTNTDTNGSPCALVVGNVDVGQPWGRYRISINLIDNDITAGDEIFISIDGKSLTGIARFEANRNNTPNAALARHTFGNEWSRYESTFVVPEGLSTIDLWFFSNYTQQTAGNAVYDNLMVRKVNEEVLDFSNAFVTTWKTDNPGVSANNQITIPTSSVGSYDYSVDWGDGIIESGFTGDATHTYSNAGTYTVSIIGDFPNIYFNGVGDKDKILTVVKWGNIVWGSSFDSIFNGCTNLDVIATDIPNTANVFSYTAMFQDCKSLIGNYSFNNWDVGNSLGMAYMFAGAELFNQDISNWILGTTMNMDGMFEGATSFNQPLNFQGMERTPTMVNMLKGATSFDQDLSLMPRHGSDMTGMLVNSGMSNENYDKTLIGWATKSIDPNVVLDAPDNQYCISEEARHTLINEYGWTINDGGKNCETTCPNDLPNEDASIVLLSGTTVGGVDSTIGTSADTNFSDCALVVSNNDSGQPWGRYRISINLIDNDITAGDEIFISIDGKSLTGIARFEANRNNTPNAALARHTFGNEWSRYESTFVVPEGLSTIDLWFFSNYTQQTAGNAVYDNLVVRKVNDEVLDFSNAFVTTWKTDNPGVSANNQITIPTFPGEVIGINGSTDYSYNYDVDWGDGNIDLGVSGDATHTYDVPGTYTVSIIGEFPQIYFNASGDKDKILSVAQWGNIQLVNMTSAFEGCSNLDVVALDIPSRAIDYKAMFKDCKSLVGNSKFNDWDMHDAFGVAYMFAGAELFNQDISNWSFGTLFNMNGMFEGATSFNQPVSWAYSERTPTMINMFKDATSFDQDLSLMPRHGSDMTGMLVNSGMSNENYDKTLIGWGSRPKESDVVFDAPDNQYCLSEEARQTLIDDYGWTINDAGKSCLADFSNAFVTTWKTDNPGVSGNNQITIPTSSVGSYDYSVDWGDGIIESGFTGDATHTYSNAGTYTVSIIGDFPGIHFNDTGDKEKLRQVIKWGDNTWSRFDGAFKGCTNLDVVATDIPDLSNVSSFTEMFSGCSNLIGNNSFNSWNVSSATTMLGMFHGATKFNQPLGNWNVSNVLETIGMFMESGFNQDVSSWNVSKVERMNSMFRGAIVFNQSLGEWSLNSITNMDGMLDDTDLSIENYDATLIGWKNGAPINGITLGAINLTYCTSEQARQELIAINGWTINDAGKSCSTIACTNDLANEDSFMVLPSGTLVGGVDSAIGTNSDTNGSPCALVVENVDANQPWGRYKISLNLSAQGISAGDELYISVDGKSLSGQARFEINRNDTPNATLARNTFGSDWSKFESTFVIPSGLTTIDLWFFSNYTQQTAGKAIYDNLTVINMSTAATARSIQETKPLNDLTIYPNPANIETTLSFKQPTTVGTIQVFDVTGRLVQTIKGGSIDQKGTPVNVQEMPQGVYFVKTIDVSGVEFQQQMLIQRQ from the coding sequence ATGACCAGCCAAATTAAAGTATTTAGTAGTGTACTATTTTTTATTTTATGCTTTTCGAATGTTAGTGCTCAGCAATGCGAAAATAGTATCTCTAATGAGCATCCTTTAATTAATTTACCCTCTGGAACACTAGTGGGTGGTGTCGACAATGTAATTGGGACAAATACGGATACAAATGGAAGCCCGTGCGCTCTGGTAGTAGGGAATGTGGATGTAGGTCAACCCTGGGGCAGATATCGTATTTCTATAAATTTAATAGATAATGATATTACTGCAGGTGATGAAATATTTATAAGTATAGATGGAAAGAGCTTAACAGGAATTGCACGATTTGAGGCGAATCGAAACAATACACCTAACGCGGCGTTAGCAAGACATACATTTGGTAATGAATGGAGCAGGTATGAATCTACATTCGTAGTGCCCGAAGGCCTTTCTACGATAGACCTATGGTTTTTTAGTAATTATACTCAACAAACCGCAGGTAATGCGGTTTATGACAATCTAATGGTACGTAAGGTAAATGAGGAGGTGTTGGATTTCAGCAATGCATTTGTTACTACATGGAAAACAGATAACCCAGGTGTTTCTGCAAATAATCAAATTACCATACCAACTTCTAGTGTAGGTAGTTATGACTATAGTGTTGATTGGGGAGATGGTATAATAGAATCGGGCTTTACTGGCGATGCAACCCATACCTATTCAAATGCGGGTACGTATACTGTTTCTATAATAGGAGATTTTCCAAACATATATTTTAATGGAGTAGGCGATAAGGATAAGATTCTTACAGTAGTAAAATGGGGTAATATAGTATGGGGAAGTAGTTTTGATTCCATCTTTAATGGGTGTACAAATCTTGATGTTATTGCTACAGATATTCCTAATACTGCTAACGTATTTTCTTATACCGCTATGTTTCAAGATTGTAAATCCTTGATAGGAAACTATTCTTTCAATAATTGGGATGTAGGTAATTCTCTTGGAATGGCATACATGTTTGCAGGGGCCGAACTATTCAATCAAGATATCAGTAATTGGATTTTAGGAACAACCATGAATATGGACGGTATGTTTGAAGGAGCAACTTCTTTTAATCAACCTCTAAATTTTCAAGGTATGGAAAGAACTCCGACTATGGTGAATATGTTGAAAGGAGCAACGTCTTTTGATCAAGACCTAAGTCTAATGCCGCGGCACGGTAGTGATATGACAGGGATGTTGGTAAATAGCGGCATGTCTAACGAAAATTATGACAAGACCTTGATTGGTTGGGCCACTAAATCAATTGACCCCAATGTAGTACTAGACGCTCCTGATAACCAATACTGTATCAGTGAAGAGGCTCGTCATACCTTAATTAATGAATATGGCTGGACAATTAATGATGGGGGTAAGAATTGTGAAACCACTTGCCCTAATGATCTACCCAATGAAGATGCATCTATAGTTTTACTTTCTGGCACAACAGTAGGTGGCGTAGATAGTACTATAGGTACTTCCGCTGATACGAATTTTAGTGATTGTGCATTAGTAGTATCTAACAATGATTCAGGGCAGCCATGGGGCAGATATCGTATTTCTATAAATTTAATAGATAATGATATTACCGCAGGTGATGAAATATTTATAAGTATAGATGGAAAGAGCTTAACAGGAATTGCGCGATTTGAGGCGAACCGAAACAATACGCCTAACGCGGCGTTAGCAAGACATACATTTGGTAATGAATGGAGCAGGTATGAATCTACATTCGTAGTGCCTGAAGGCCTTTCTACGATAGACCTATGGTTTTTTAGTAATTATACTCAACAAACCGCAGGTAATGCGGTTTATGACAATCTAGTGGTACGTAAGGTAAATGATGAGGTGTTGGATTTCAGCAATGCGTTTGTTACGACATGGAAAACAGATAACCCAGGCGTTTCTGCAAATAATCAAATTACGATACCAACTTTTCCGGGAGAAGTAATTGGTATAAATGGGTCTACTGACTATAGTTATAATTATGATGTAGATTGGGGTGATGGTAATATTGATTTAGGTGTATCAGGTGATGCAACGCATACATATGATGTACCAGGAACGTATACTGTTTCTATAATTGGAGAATTTCCGCAAATTTATTTTAATGCATCAGGTGATAAGGATAAAATACTGTCGGTTGCACAATGGGGTAATATACAATTAGTAAATATGACTTCCGCCTTCGAAGGGTGTTCCAATTTAGATGTTGTAGCACTTGATATACCATCAAGAGCGATTGATTATAAAGCTATGTTTAAGGATTGTAAATCATTAGTTGGTAATTCTAAGTTCAATGACTGGGATATGCATGATGCTTTTGGTGTTGCCTATATGTTCGCCGGGGCTGAACTATTTAATCAAGATATTAGTAATTGGTCATTTGGAACATTATTTAATATGAACGGTATGTTTGAGGGGGCAACATCTTTTAATCAACCTGTAAGTTGGGCTTATTCAGAAAGAACTCCAACAATGATTAATATGTTCAAAGATGCAACGTCTTTTGATCAAGACCTAAGTTTAATGCCTCGCCATGGAAGTGATATGACAGGGATGTTGGTAAATAGCGGTATGTCTAACGAAAATTACGACAAGACCTTGATTGGTTGGGGCTCTAGACCCAAAGAAAGCGATGTAGTGTTCGATGCTCCTGATAACCAATACTGTCTCAGTGAAGAGGCTCGTCAAACATTGATTGATGATTATGGTTGGACTATTAATGATGCAGGTAAAAGTTGTTTAGCAGATTTTAGCAATGCATTTGTTACTACATGGAAAACAGATAACCCAGGCGTTTCTGGAAATAATCAAATTACCATACCAACTTCTAGTGTAGGTAGTTATGACTATAGTGTTGATTGGGGAGATGGTATAATAGAATCGGGCTTTACTGGCGATGCAACGCATACCTATTCAAATGCCGGTACGTATACTGTTTCTATAATAGGAGATTTTCCAGGTATTCATTTTAACGACACGGGAGATAAGGAAAAATTACGACAGGTAATAAAATGGGGAGATAATACTTGGTCTAGATTTGATGGGGCTTTTAAAGGTTGTACCAACTTAGATGTGGTGGCAACTGATATACCAGATTTAAGCAATGTTTCTTCCTTCACAGAGATGTTTAGTGGATGCAGCAATTTAATTGGAAACAATTCTTTTAATTCATGGAACGTATCTAGCGCAACAACAATGTTGGGAATGTTTCATGGGGCAACAAAATTTAATCAGCCTTTAGGTAATTGGAACGTTTCTAATGTATTGGAAACAATAGGGATGTTTATGGAGAGTGGTTTTAATCAAGATGTTTCTTCTTGGAACGTTTCTAAAGTAGAACGAATGAATTCGATGTTTAGGGGAGCTATTGTTTTTAATCAATCACTAGGGGAGTGGTCATTGAATAGTATAACTAACATGGATGGAATGTTAGATGATACTGACCTTTCTATTGAAAATTATGATGCAACCTTAATTGGGTGGAAAAACGGAGCACCAATAAATGGAATAACCTTAGGGGCTATAAATCTTACCTATTGTACTTCAGAGCAAGCACGTCAAGAGCTTATAGCTATAAATGGTTGGACCATTAATGATGCAGGTAAAAGTTGTTCAACTATAGCCTGTACAAATGATTTGGCAAACGAAGACTCATTCATGGTATTACCCTCCGGTACATTGGTCGGCGGTGTCGACAGTGCAATTGGTACAAATTCGGATACAAATGGTAGTCCTTGTGCACTTGTTGTAGAAAATGTGGATGCGAACCAACCATGGGGTAGATATAAGATTTCGTTGAACTTATCGGCTCAGGGTATTTCTGCCGGCGATGAGTTGTATATAAGTGTAGATGGTAAAAGTTTATCTGGTCAGGCCAGGTTTGAAATCAATCGAAACGACACCCCTAACGCTACGCTGGCCAGAAACACTTTTGGTAGCGATTGGTCTAAATTTGAAAGCACATTCGTCATACCAAGCGGACTAACAACGATAGACCTGTGGTTCTTTAGTAACTATACGCAACAGACAGCAGGAAAGGCGATTTATGATAACTTAACGGTTATTAATATGAGCACTGCGGCAACAGCAAGAAGTATTCAAGAAACTAAACCATTAAATGATTTAACGATATATCCAAATCCAGCGAACATAGAAACTACCTTAAGTTTCAAGCAACCTACAACGGTAGGTACCATACAAGTGTTCGATGTAACGGGTAGGTTGGTACA